In the Vanessa atalanta chromosome 24, ilVanAtal1.2, whole genome shotgun sequence genome, CCTATCCCCTCCAACtaagcttgtgctaggagtggggacgacaatggCCCAATGGGGACAGGATCGTACCTATAACTTCGTACTATTACGCCATTGATAGAAATTATTTGAACGTCGTTTAAGGTTATATTGTTGACGATATACAAAATTCCCGCTTATCAAGTCAATAGTATAAATTTCAAGCGCGTGAAGCTGTGAATCGAATCTACTTATACTGAAACCTGATATATAGCTATGAGAACTTTGGGAAAAGTCAATGACGGCAATTTTGATTAAGGAGCAAACTTCGCGACAGTTTtggtataatgtaaaaaaatgcatttacgtCGTTTTGAATGCAGGACGACGACACTTGGaataaatcaatgaatactTGGATACAGCATTACGTTtacatttaatagttattaaatccGTTCgctgtttaaaattcaatacttTAATCTGAGCGTAGATAAGAGAGAAATCATGAAACTATATCAaactaaacatttataaaagagaaataattactgtgttttaaatgttgctactataaaaaaaagcttGCTCTGCTTAAAATGgcttttttcaaacattttaaaatgtcttcGAGACTTTTTAACTGGCACTTCAACGTAGGATGTATTTTAATAGTACAAAATCTATGAACttttatatattccatttttagTATTActgtaacttttaattaaattaatcatttgcaTTATAACGGATAGATATAtacaatcaacaaaaaaaatagctcAGATTTGACAAAATAACGTACAATTGTACAAGTATCAAGAACGCACAGTTCGATATAGTCGATTTCAATGGCAGGAGCAGTAAAGATCGATAAACTTTGAAGTTCACTTGACATCATTGTTTGAGATCTAAACAATGCCGTATTCATTGTAGATTCGTGAAAAGCTGGATTTTGAATGTTGGAGAAGTTGTTATCGAGATTGtggaagtaaaaattaaaatggaaatatgttttaaatataaataagtatatatttatcaagaactgtttgtaattCATATCTAAGGTTTGATTAACTCTACTACTCCTGCCGTTGGGATATACaatgtaaattacattaaatacgaAGTCTATTGAATTTTGGCAACAAATATTTCGTTCCAGAACAGTCTATATCTATTCGATATATTACTGGGAcgtaatctataaaaaatatactatccTCAGATGCGTCTATTTAACAACAATTGACGCCATCCTTTGTACTTGATACAAACACATCACAACACTTATTACTCCAACGGTACACATCGCTAATGGCCGGTAACTGTTCTTACGACGCTTTTCGACAATCACATGTAACTGTAATCGTTAGAATATGAATATTGAAAGTTTTGAGTTCTCTATGAATATGCAACGCGTCATTTACTTAAATTTCATCGTTTCAAACagaattcactttaattttcaCTGTACTTATAGTTCGTTCGATGTATTGACAACGTCACACAAGGGACAGTTCAAGATCACTTTTTAACCTCCGCAGCGTCGATTCCGTGGAACTACTTCACATCGCCCTTCAAGGCCTGATCGAGAATCGCCTTCGATGCTATTTCGACGGTGACCGTCCTGCTGATGGTGGACAGCTGGCTCTGTTCCGACATCAGGTCGACCGGATCGGTGAGAATCTTCAGCGAGGATACCTTCGCTCGCTGATACGCCGTCACCGTGTTCATGCCCAGGAACCTGATGACAGAGAGTAGTTTTACTTTAGTAAAAGCAAAATAGTCTCTATTCATAAAGGAACTCTTGTCGTCGTTATACTGTGTTGGATTAAATGTGAAGCTACTGCTACCGAAAACAACCGGATAGGAACTCCGTAGTTACgcttttccaacattttaattacaaagtcagtaaagtacaaataaatttatatatgtatctgcctaaaaatcaaatcaataatataatctcgtattaatatgccttattcatcaatgacatgacatgggtatacatttttttaataggccaattTAAAAACATCTTTTTTTTGAGTCGTGTTTTTGGTGGATCATAGTGAGTGTCTAAGTTGAGTTTCCTCGGGGGACCTAAATCGGAAAACAAAGTGTCAGATAGCCGATAAGTGCACGCGAGTACCTCACGGCGACGTAGCACACGAGCAGCGCGGCGCCGGCGGCCAGCACGCGCGGCACGGGCGACGGGAACAGCTGCACCAGCACccacgcgccgcccgccgcgccgcacaCGCACGCCACGCTCAGCCCCGTGCGCAGCCACGCGCCGCACGTGAAGCCGCGCTGCCACTCCACCCTGCACGCGCACGCACTCATAAACCACCGGTCACCGAGCGCATGTGACGTCACTGTGTTCTACTTGCCGCCGCGACGTGCGGCCGATGTTATTTAGTTTAGAAACGTTAGTGACGTCACAAACACTCGTAGTACATTTTGTAGTGACGttaaatgtacaataaaaaaatattgttaatgaaTACATTTGAATTTCGATTCGATATTGTTCACTGACTAGCagagattaatttaaaactattatatattttttatatctactaCTGATGTCTACATTACCATTAAAATAGTGGCAATATctatattgtttgaaaaaaaaaataacaacatatttttcttGTTGACAACTTAAAGTGATTTgaaatgacatttttaaataaaaaaaacaacaagctAGTTAACTTCAACCAAAACCAAGTGGAAAACTTAATGTACACATATTATACACACAAGAGCTTATATTACCAAagaatgtttacaaaataaattgtcgACTTAAGAAATTTACATGAACATGAATTGTTTTAATACCCCACCTGTTCGTTTCCTGCACGATATATGGAGTGTTGCAAACTTTGCATTTTAATCCATCAGGGCTCGCAGCGCTCTgaaacattcataaatttattactttcaaaatttaaCGTGAAgacattattcattttaaatattataaataacgttcTCTTTACACCATTTcggtaactttttttaaatgattggaAATCTGGCACCTGATGATTACTGGTCGCCAGTACACAAATGAGGGGGAGGGGTAAACttagtattaattttacacGTTGGAAGTCCGACCGGACAGTTGGTAATCGTAAAAGCGTGACAATCGTAAGTGCGTACCTCCACGAGCCACCTCCTCAAGCAGTCGTGGTGCACGGCGGCCACGTCGCCGGTGCAGCGACACGGCGTGATGAGCGGCTCCGGTCTCGCGCTGTCGTAGCAGATCCAGCAGTCGCGGCTCGAGCCGACGCTGCCCACGAGCGAATCAGTTTCCACATTCTGGAGAGTTAACCTCGCGATTAGAACAATGAAGTTTCTAACTCTATAAGTTTAAGACAACTCAAATCCACTTTAAAGCGGTTCCAATCAGTTTATCTGGTCTAAGGTTGAAGTTAAAAGAAAATGcctaatatgttataaatttcatgGCTTTATTAGTTGTTTAACATTAGTTTAGTCCACAGGTTAGTGCACAGATACAAAAAACACAAAACGACCATCCACAAATTCCAAATACAAATTCATTTTCACTTTCCAATGTTTGAAAATATCGATAAAACGTCGAGACGTATAGAATAACACACTCACCGACGTAGACTTATCTTCAATAGACTTCACGGGAATGGTATAAAGATACGTCGCGTAAAAAACATTCCAAAGAGCCAAACGCCAATATTGGTACAGCTCCATTACAAATTGCGCCTTTACGCGCCACGAAAGTTGGACAAACTCCACCACATTCTGGGAAGTCATATTGATTTTAACGTTGGCTTATTTGGAAAAATATCATCCAAATCATTTGTACCAACACATGTGACATACAACGCAATAGCGAAAACAGAAACGAACGATACAAGAAGCGTTAAAGCTGAAGACATAAATAAACCTAACAATGAAAATGAAACATACTTTGTATAAAATCGAGCGACATTTTATACGCCCAATTTTTAACCAAAACAGTCAGCCAAGTTTCCAAGCCTCATGAACAATAAACGACAACAAATCCCTTCAAAGGACGCATTGAATCTCAAACCAGGCaaagttattataaacacaatatcaCGTGAAACCAATACTATTGTAGGAACCTATGTAATCTAAATCTAGGCACATTGCAGTATGTCGTTGATTAGTTAAGTGGTAGTAACTATCGAAAACGTTACGTTACGGTAACGTAAATTGTATAAGATTCGTAACAAAGTTTCAACGagaaaataacgtaaaaaaaagatCTCACTTATAGATCCAGTTTCAAATCTGCAATTGAATCATTAGGAACGCATGACCTGATATGAACCAATGTTTACAAATACGTGTAATTGTATCGCGTTCGTTCCGAGATAAGCGAGTTATTAACGTcgcatttaattattaacataaactaatctataaatacattattttgtaaataacaatgatattaTCGCGGGTGTTAATGAGTTTACGATCgaaactgttttaaataaactgaaattcAAACCAGTACGCTCTTgcacacttttttataaaataggcgAACGGTTAAATGTACCACTTGTTGGTAAATGGTTACCGCTGGTAGCACATACCACTTAGACTttggtactttaagaaatattcaccattccttagatAGCCATTGGGTCAGAGATGTTaagttccttgtgcctgtagttacaaacGTACACACCGATACGATAAGCTaactgcttggtggtagaatatataaggAGGGAATGGTACCCAGACAGGCTCGCACGAAGCCTTACTACCAAGCCTTCTAAGTTTGCACACACAAGcacgtttgaatcgtcatatcaTGGAATAACAAACAAGTAACTCAGCTATTCTTtatcacagattaaataaacattttagtatttaaatgtttcttgtTATCTGTTTGTAATTAAGACTTTTACACTAATGAACTATTTAATCAACGAGACAACGTTTAGATGTATTAGTCGTCTCTTGATCGACCATAGAgtactgcatagagtcagtaactctttcaATGTATACGCTACTACAACAGGATTCCAGAAActgttcaaaatgcttctgatgccaaagtaaaaaaaaaaaatgttaaggaacgcttgtgtgctaaaggttactatacaattagtgagtttatgtttgaaagcacaccttgggaatgaaacgatcgccacctggctgtttctattcatatacaattatgtatgtaactaatttgacaaaaaaaaagacctgctgagtttctttcgccggttcttctcaggtcaaggtgttcctttttccgaaccggtggtagtgtttaatttgaccatcaataagaaagtgtaatgcttctatgttgaataaaggaatttgagtttgagtttattccGTTGTTAATTCTACTTATATCAGCTACGATACGATACGACTCCGATTGAGCCTGACTGAGCTCTCAAAGATAGACATCTGgaatttatcttatataaagtatactctattccaaccataacaggaaaaaggcCAAAcgaacaacatttgacagcaaattgacgcgatatcattggtcgagagcttgattcaTCTGTTATAGTCGACGAAACTGtaatcggaattttggaagtaaaattaaattggtaataagtagttaagtgcaatagtgttgtattataagtaaagatatattcatcatgaactctcagtagtgcacaatatagctgggttattagcaaatcgcatgaaatacgtaaatctaaggtttgtttatcttttttcccactcccattgaaataggctatagtgacttatttcaaatattgttattaaacgtGCCGTATTATCGAATTAGGATAACCATGTCCTGTAATTCGTGTacagttttgataaatataccGATCTAATTTCGAATGTACCGCAACTGAATCGTTGTGTTAGAAGAATAGGAACGGCAACGATACCGATTCGATTCGAACGCGATGAAGAGGCGATCTGTTAGTAGATTTGACCTGACTATCGCCCAAGATGTCAACATATAACTATTAtgcttgtaattaaaaattatacgatTAAAGGTTATTCAATCGTTTTTATCAattgatagatttttaaaatgtggaaaagagtaactactcagtttcttgttggttcttCTAAGTACAATCTACTTTCCCcaggtagctttacatttacatttaacatgacgattcaaaagtgactTTAAGAGTCTACTtcagtaaagaatattttgattttgattagtaTACTCAAAGAAGGATTAGTGATCTAGTGTTTAAAGGGATCAACGAAAATATTGTATCCTAAGACATATTCACGAtcgcggggggggggggggggtaggCCGCAGTCGAGTAAACACGCTGATCCCCACACAGTATTGACGGAAGGATGCATGCCTGACTCACTCGATCGCTTGCTTTgcacgataaataaaattagatgttaattaattaccttGCTATCCGTGGGTAGCTTGTGCGCGAGAAGGTCCGATAGTCGAGCCTCGTCGAGCTGCCGCGCGAGCAACCGTCGCGGGTTTAGCAACCAGAGCCGCTCGGGCGCCATGCAGTTCCACAGCACGCAGGGGAACCATAGCGCGACACCGATCTCGGCCAGGCGGAACACCACGTCGTGCCAGTTCCGGGATACGACTGGCACTCTACGAATGGaaacatacacatatacagCACTGATCGCCATGAAACTGTCGAGAATACTGAGACAGTGTGACAAATTATCGAACAGCTTGAGTTCAATTGATCATAGTCATTAATCACTGTTTATTAATATCGTATTACCCCCTTCCCCCTccttataaatagataaattatcataaatataattggtgtaatttgttattattgtaatatgatGGAGTCAATCTTTGCGACAGCATTTGACGACGGCGACCAATAaacagagccgagatgggccagtggtCAGATCACGTGCACTTAACCGATTATTACGGGTTCAAAACAATgcaagcacctctgaattttcctttaataaatCTGTGTTAATAATgtatctcgcgctcggcggtgaagaaaaacatcgtaaggaaacctgcatgtgtctaatttcaacgaaattctgccacatgacgtgtatccatcaacccgcatttgagcagcgtggtcgaataagcccctaactttctcctcaaagggggaagaggacttagcccagtagtggggaATTTACAGCCTGTTACTGTGACCAATAAAGGGAGACAAGCTAACCGTGCAGAACAAAACTATTAAACTGCACAAGTGTGTCCACACTTTGTTTGTCTGTAGCCGAGACATTCCCATGCTTACACTTACGAATTCCAAGCTTTTACTGAAAATGTGTATGAAGACTATTTTCGCCCGACCCGGTTATTGAAGTCAGGACGAACTTTAAACCAGTGAGACCATGTTAGATTGTAGAAAGCGAAACACATTAATCTAATTTGAATTAGAACACTGGATAAGTAGATATTAAacgtcaataaatataaaataatcactaATAGTTTTACTTCTATAATATTGTTCGGTCTATCTATCTGTCATCTTCTTACATATGTCATATCAACaatgaaagaaagagataaactataataagagataacattatttaactaTACAACATTAATAGGTGaaaccttaaattaaaaaaaaagttttattttagttcgtAATGACTAGAACAAATTAACAATGTATAACTTACTTGGTCTTCCAGAATTCGCTCAAAGTCTCCGAAGCCAGGAAACCAGCGATTAGGATGAGCATCAGCGCCTGGCTGACCAGGCCGACGCGTGACTGGTGCAACTGCGAGTGATTCACTGATCTTGGATCCACGGAGCCATCCGAATCGGCCAGATCTGTTTGAATaccctaaacaaaaaaaaacatatagatatatacctAGTTTACTAGTTGTCGACTTCGATCGCGTTTTACGATCTATCCGTTgtgtgttaggcataaaaaaaaaataagataaaaatcacAGATATAGGTGAGATTTCGTGTGGTGAGATTTCGTGTGGTGAGATTTCGTGTGGTGAGTTTCAGTCGCGGAAAAGGATATTCATCATCCTTGAGGGGTGGCAGTCATACGGtttaggtattaaaaaaatcctatcCTTCAAGCTCAAAgtccaagcttgcttcatactaaatttcatcaaattcggttcagtgatttcgccgtgaaagtgtaacaaacagacagacagagttacttacacatttataatattattgtacattaCGAATGCAATAGTAAGTCTTTCTAACATTTAGTCACTTCATCACCGACGAACCacaataccaaatattaaatatcatttccATTATAGTTTCTAGATTTTACTAGAATAATTCACCTGTTTAGTGACGAGCGTGTCCTGCACATCGTCACCCTCGGCGGCCGTGGACGGACCGGGTCGTGGTGATATTATCGTGCAGACCTTCGTCTCCCTGAGAAATTCTCCTCGAAgctgaaataaattattgcaaacttaaaattaatttcaaacctAGTCAACAAGATTTAGactgtattcaaatattaaacaacattgtcaaaatgaatttattttatattcctagTAAACTTTGGCGGAATGTTTAGTAATCCCTGCTTAAGACGATAAAGTTGTTTTGACAAAACATTCGTACGAAACACATTACCGAAAACAGCTCAATGAactaattaatagtaataattaagaGACCACTAAAATGACAACTACAAGATCATCGATCATTTTacgacaaaacaaaactaaacccTAATATAATGTCATAAAGTTTAGAATTCGTTAACACTTCTCAACTCCATAGACATAAAATTCAACAATGGAACATTAGTGCGTCCTCAGGCAGACCACATACGGGACAAATAGATATTATTCTTGATTGTAACCATAAAGGTAACTTTTGTTTGCCATTTATTGTCTATACgacctttttataatttataacgattaaaatatattatttaaaccatCGGATATTCTGCCGCGAAACAACtatacttggtatttttgtgttcagtttttaaaaggtgagtgagtgtaaccacaggcacaagggacataacatcttagttcccaaggttggtggcgcattggcgacgtaagggatggttaatatttccaacagcgccgatgtctatgggcggaggtGACCAATTAACATCAGGTGGTCGATTTGCCGGTCCAcctacatattacattaaaaaaaatgaatgactCTGTGtacttatgattttttattttttaaataaaagtatcaatGCCTcgaattaattaaggaattactaatatacctATTAACCCCTCATTtaaagcttatcacttgtgttaggagtggatACGACAATAGACCGATAGATCAGTATTGATCCCGCgacttttacatcgctaggcggtccataaaccattgcactattgaaaaataaatatgaatgaattgaGAACAAATTATTCGtatggaaaatcaaaaaaaattaacggaGACCTCAGGGTCTGTGGCCTTATATTCTAAGCAAGACACTTATATCTTACCTTAAAGTATACTTCAACTCCGTAAATGAGAAAGAATATGACCACTATGAACAGAAGCACCGCGTAGCAGCCGTTGAACACATGCTGATAAAAACTCTGAAACAATACAAAATCAACgttcaacattatttaaatctatacatagGAGTCTACGGCTATTTTGTATTAAACCcgattaaaaaaacttaaatctaatgtcaaaaaacattgacaaataaggcatattataagtataagtattagtgtgtaaatatttgtatgtaatatgacGGCACCGCCTATTCCGATGGTTTTAAAAAATCTCTCTCAGATCGGATGGtttggaagagatggctaattagccataagtccgcacATTGTACACACATATAAttggatatatttttgttttaagcattatttctatatttgtttttgtttttttttttttgttaatcctAAGAAAACTGTATtcttgtttgtggtgtacaagaacatattaacgataaaaaagcgtagactTAATATTTGCTGATTTCCAGACaagatatacctacatatagaaattaattgtactctattgacatattattttattaaaattgtggaaaagagTACTGAGTTTATTGACGGTTCCTCTCGGTTCTCTACTTTCCGTAGCGGCggtggctttacatttaattcgacaCTGTAACGTGACGAGTCAAAAGTCCTactgcctacttgaataaagaatgttGTGTATTTGATTCGCCACGTAGACTGACAACATACGAAATTTAGAAAATAGATCACGAAGgccagaatatcgttgaaattagacacatgcaggttttccttcaccgccgaggacgagatgaattataaacacaaattaagcacatgaaattcagtggtgcttgcctgagtttgaacccgaaaacatcggttaagatgcacgcgttctaaccactgggccatctcggctctcattacattaaacaatgtacaaaatatattatacattccaAACGATTCACGTAGAATTATTTACCATACGAGTCCCTACCCAGTATTAATCGATCGCAATTTCTTATAtaacctatactaatattacaaatgcgaaagtaactctttgtctatctgtctgtctgtgctCTTTAACGGCCCAACTGACTAAAGCTCCATCCTTAAGGGGGATAAAACGGGGGTAagaagtttgtgtttttaattgaatcaccttgatgaaatttggtattaagcGAGCTTGAACCTTAAGGAAAGTCATAGGTTTTTTCATACCTAAAACTTTACGATcgacccctaaaacgcaaacagagccgcgggcgacaacttgtATATTATACACCTACAATCTTCGTGGAAACGTACACTCGCCAAGTACGCTCGAGGACGTGCAACATTAAACAATTGACAACTCCCACACACAGTTTACCTGCGAGACGATTGATGTCattactaaaactaaaactaactaACTGGAATCATTCatacttatattatgaataggtaaaatttgtttgtttgtaagtgGTAATCTCCGTAACTAAACCGGAATAgatacaaatctttttttttctgtggTAGAAAGCTACAATATTCTTgagttcaattatatttataccaccagcgtcctttgtggtcattttatgctttgaaataagttcctagttctgtataaaaataataatttttagagAGCTAAGAACacggaaatatttttaaaataatctgcaggacaagttgataacgttttttttttttgttttttaggcatttttgtggaaaaaatagtaaaaaaaaaaaatattaaaataatatcgttatccgtctcgcatttttaaatttggaccgatcATTATTGTTCTAGCATTAACACTGGTTATTTAccagtgtttaatcgtttttataaatctgaagaaaaaaatgattttaattgatacgtttttttcaatacatttttgtagttgcatttttgacttattttgaaaaaaatctaaaaaacgtgataactcaaaaatggttaactgttgcatcatgcatatgggggttaaaattatcgcaaatagtacccctattacctcctaatacgtcgaattaccaataactctgtataataatatcatattattttctttatgaacAAATTGAACCCATGCGAAGGCGGGGCGGGTCGATAGTCCTTTATAACCACTTTACTGTTTCGCAAGACACGATACGCAAAAGAATGATAACACACACGGGTTTTAAGAAACAgaatttaataatctttaatacaAGGACaaaacactttatttaataaaaaaaaacgtattattattcAGTGATAATAATACTAGCGAACAAaactatactgatattatatcgaaagttactctgtctgttacctcttcaaccgctgaaccgatttagatgaaatccTGTATGGAGATAGTTCCAGTCccgggaaggacataggctcctcctttagaatatatttatttatataaatactttactgACTTCAAAataaatgggacaaaaggcggacttaatgcctgaaggcattctctgccagttaacttttaggtcaaacagaaaaccatgaaggcggtaattaataattaattaacaatacgtaacaatatatgtatgtaatgtacatacttatatataaaactataaaaaaacatatacatacatactcatATCGTATATACATAATGAACATTGATCTATACTGTCaatagtaaaaacatataaataaataatacaggcAAAGCCGCAGTTCAACTGGATCAGTTTTTATAAGAGtacaacttttataaaaaattataaagtttatataaacgCACCGATCTAAGATTGTATCAGCCGATTTCAAAACACATGTTGACaagtattttttgataaatatgcaGTTTTCCTTCCAATAGTCTCCTTCAATATCAACCGCGAggtgaattattaacacaaatcaAACTAGTAAAGATTCAGCGATATACTATCAAAGTTACGATCAACGAGTTTTATCCTCTAAGCCTGCACGTACAGACATATACACTTATGTATACACccaaaaaatcattattgtaCATCAGTAATGGATATAGGAGTATCGagctcttaaaattattaatttgtcatGGATACGTCTTCAAAACTATCGAAACTTATAtccataaatttttaaaacacatatCGTAGACAATTCTTGAGCTAAGGGTAAGGAGAGAGCTAGCGCTTATAATCTATGTTTTTCAggtatatacttggtggtagggctttgtgcaagctcctctgggtaggtaccacccactcatcagatattctacagccaaataacagtactctgtattgttgtgttccggttagaagggtgagtgagccagtgtaatcacaggcacaaggaacataacatcttagttcccgaggttggtggcgcataggtgatgttagaaattgttaatatttgttacagcgcctttgtctatgggcggtggtgaccacttaccatcaggtggcccatatgctcgtacgccaaccaatgccattaaacaaaaaaaagtaattgagaGGCGTAGTCCATAATGCTAATGTATTAAGACTGTTGAGTCTGTGCGCCCCAGATACTTTATTAAGTCGGTCCCCAACGGACGAACCAAGTTGCTCAAGGAGGCGCCACTGACGCGCACGTTACGTACCCTCAACGTCATAGCCGACAG is a window encoding:
- the LOC125073270 gene encoding uncharacterized protein LOC125073270 isoform X1 encodes the protein MRSLLAYYADAVMSAAARGAGCALGCSGRGDCMNGTCLCEIRYSGDECAGPNLPYHACIGGVFLLVAFVCAVQLTICVVTEYRRLKAPTFLRACKVTTQKMLYLVAFLASLIRGAYFVSPSAFQEGWATSLLSAYYPLMMSGSSLIVCFWAEVFHLRDIRWERPRFISKSFLAFVTFNVISYSLLAAEVLTTNIADTSAEKKSFYQHVFNGCYAVLLFIVVIFFLIYGVEVYFKLRGEFLRETKVCTIISPRPGPSTAAEGDDVQDTLVTKQGIQTDLADSDGSVDPRSVNHSQLHQSRVGLVSQALMLILIAGFLASETLSEFWKTKVPVVSRNWHDVVFRLAEIGVALWFPCVLWNCMAPERLWLLNPRRLLARQLDEARLSDLLAHKLPTDSKNVETDSLVGSVGSSRDCWICYDSARPEPLITPCRCTGDVAAVHHDCLRRWLVESAASPDGLKCKVCNTPYIVQETNRVEWQRGFTCGAWLRTGLSVACVCGAAGGAWVLVQLFPSPVPRVLAAGAALLVCYVAVRFLGMNTVTAYQRAKVSSLKILTDPVDLMSEQSQLSTISRTVTVEIASKAILDQALKGDVK
- the LOC125073270 gene encoding uncharacterized protein LOC125073270 isoform X2, yielding MRSLLAYYADAVMSAAARGAGCALGCSGRGDCMNGTCLCEIRYSGDECAGPNLPYHACIGGVFLLVAFVCAVQLTICVVTEYRRLKAPTFLRACKVTTQKMLYLVAFLASLIRGAYFVSPSAFQEGWATSLLSAYYPLMMSGSSLIVCFWAEVFHLRDIRWERPRFISKSFLAFVTFNVISYSLLAAEVLTTNIADTSAEKKSFYQHVFNGCYAVLLFIVVIFFLIYGVEVYFKLRGEFLRETKVCTIISPRPGPSTAAEGDDVQDTLVTKQGIQTDLADSDGSVDPRSVNHSQLHQSRVGLVSQALMLILIAGFLASETLSEFWKTKVPVVSRNWHDVVFRLAEIGVALWFPCVLWNCMAPERLWLLNPRRLLARQLDEARLSDLLAHKLPTDSKNVVEFVQLSWRVKAQFVMELYQYWRLALWNVFYATYLYTIPVKSIEDKSTSVSVLFYTSRRFIDIFKHWKVKMNLYLEFVDGRFVFFVSVH